DNA sequence from the Pseudomonadota bacterium genome:
TATTTGAAGGCCCTATGGATCTTCTTATTCATCTTATTAAAAAGAACGAAGTTGATATTTATGACATTCCCATTTCCATTGTTACTGAACAGTATCTTCAATATATTGACTGGATGAAATCCATGAATGTCAATGTAGCCGGTGATTTTCTGGTTATGGCTGCAACCCTTACACATATAAAATCAAAGATGCTTCTTCCGGCGAAAGAAGATGAAGATGAAGATGACCCAAGAATTGAGATTACCAGACCTCTTCTTGAATATCTCCAGATGAAGTCTGCAGCAGAGCACCTGCTGGAAAGAAACATTCTTGGTGAAAATACTTTTTCCAGAAGCCAAGACAGAAAAGTTCTTGCCATAGACAATGAAGATAGAATAATAAATGTCGGACTTTTTGAACTGATGGACGCTTTCCAGAGACTGCTTGATAAAATTCCGGCATTCAAAGAATTTGATATTACTCCTGACAAAGTATCGGTGAAAGACCGAATCAACGAACTGACAGACATGCTGGAAAAAGAGGGCAATATTACTTTTGATCAGCTTTTTGATGATGATTTTACAAAGAGCGATATTGTAATTACTTTTCTTGCTATACTGGAAATGGTGAAGATGGCTATTGTCAGTATTGTGCAGCATGTTCAATCGGGTATAATAAGGCTGTTTTATTTATAATTTTTTACAAATTTATTAAGTTGTGATACATAGACGCCATGACTATTCCAACTGAACAGGAATTAAAAAATATTTTAGAAGCTTTGCTTTTTGTGGCGGA
Encoded proteins:
- a CDS encoding segregation/condensation protein A, whose product is MAEEPEEIYEVHLKDVFEGPMDLLIHLIKKNEVDIYDIPISIVTEQYLQYIDWMKSMNVNVAGDFLVMAATLTHIKSKMLLPAKEDEDEDDPRIEITRPLLEYLQMKSAAEHLLERNILGENTFSRSQDRKVLAIDNEDRIINVGLFELMDAFQRLLDKIPAFKEFDITPDKVSVKDRINELTDMLEKEGNITFDQLFDDDFTKSDIVITFLAILEMVKMAIVSIVQHVQSGIIRLFYL